Proteins co-encoded in one Paraburkholderia terrae genomic window:
- the hda gene encoding DnaA regulatory inactivator Hda: MSRQLTLDLGTPPPSTFDNFFAGANAELVTRLRELDAALAAGPVADRTFYVWGETGSGRTHLLEALVHEAPPGHARYAGPQSSLAAFAFDPAIALYAIDDCDRLSGAQQIAMFNLFNEVRAHPTSALVAAGNAAPMGLDVREDLRTRLGWGLVFHVAPLADDGKAAVLKRAARERGINLADDVPAYLLTHFRRDMPSLMALLDALDRFSLEQKRAVTLPLLRTMLASPDGASTASGTVDAPRRAAAQASSSASSKIVPHG; the protein is encoded by the coding sequence GTGTCGCGCCAATTGACGCTCGATCTCGGCACCCCGCCGCCATCGACATTCGACAACTTCTTCGCCGGCGCCAACGCCGAGCTGGTCACGCGCCTGCGCGAGCTGGACGCGGCGCTCGCGGCCGGCCCGGTCGCGGACCGCACGTTCTACGTCTGGGGCGAGACGGGCAGCGGCCGCACGCATCTGCTGGAGGCGCTCGTGCATGAAGCGCCGCCAGGCCACGCGCGCTACGCCGGCCCGCAGAGCAGCCTTGCAGCTTTCGCGTTCGACCCCGCCATCGCGCTGTATGCGATCGACGACTGTGACCGCCTGTCCGGCGCGCAGCAGATCGCGATGTTCAACCTGTTCAACGAAGTGCGCGCGCATCCGACCAGCGCGCTCGTCGCCGCGGGCAACGCCGCGCCGATGGGCCTCGACGTGCGCGAAGACCTGCGCACGCGCCTCGGCTGGGGTCTCGTGTTCCATGTCGCGCCGCTCGCCGACGATGGCAAGGCGGCCGTTCTGAAGCGCGCGGCGCGCGAGCGCGGCATCAATCTCGCCGACGACGTGCCCGCCTACCTGCTCACCCATTTCCGCCGCGACATGCCGAGCCTGATGGCATTGCTCGACGCGCTCGACCGCTTTTCGCTCGAGCAGAAGCGCGCCGTCACGCTGCCGCTTTTGCGCACGATGCTCGCGTCGCCCGACGGCGCCAGCACTGCGAGCGGCACGGTCGACGCCCCGCGTCGCGCGGCTGCTCAGGCTTCATCATCCGCTTCAAGTAAAATAGTCCCCCATGGCTAA
- a CDS encoding deoxynucleoside kinase, with the protein MSAPPLTVTAPHLRPPHGYLTIEGPIGVGKTSLARRLAQRWSMHELFERPQDNPFLERFYRDTSRYALPAQLSFALQRAQQVQDISALRTAGTPLITDFMTQKNDIFARLTLQDDEYPLYRALAAKLDVPGPSPDLIIYLQASPEVLFSRIQKRAVPMELQISDAYLRSLCDAYNDFFYHYDGAPVLTVSAEHLNPLESDADLALLVERIESMRGRKEFFVKGGML; encoded by the coding sequence ATGTCCGCCCCGCCGCTCACCGTCACGGCGCCCCACTTGCGTCCGCCGCACGGCTATCTGACGATCGAAGGGCCGATCGGCGTCGGCAAGACGTCGCTTGCACGCCGGCTCGCGCAACGCTGGTCGATGCACGAGTTGTTCGAGCGTCCGCAGGACAATCCGTTTCTCGAGCGCTTTTATCGAGACACGTCGCGCTATGCACTGCCCGCGCAGCTGAGCTTCGCGCTGCAGCGCGCGCAGCAGGTGCAGGACATCAGCGCGCTGCGCACGGCAGGCACGCCGCTCATCACCGATTTCATGACGCAGAAGAACGACATCTTCGCGCGCCTGACGCTACAGGACGACGAGTACCCGCTGTATCGCGCGCTCGCGGCGAAGCTGGATGTGCCCGGTCCGTCGCCGGATCTGATCATCTATCTGCAGGCGAGTCCCGAAGTGCTGTTCTCGCGCATTCAAAAGCGCGCGGTGCCGATGGAACTGCAGATTTCAGATGCGTACCTGCGCTCGCTGTGCGACGCGTACAACGACTTCTTCTATCACTACGACGGCGCGCCCGTTCTCACGGTCAGTGCCGAACACCTGAATCCGCTCGAATCCGACGCGGACCTTGCTTTGCTCGTCGAACGCATCGAATCGATGCGCGGGCGCAAGGAATTCTTTGTCAAAGGCGGCATGCTATAG
- the pcnB gene encoding polynucleotide adenylyltransferase PcnB: protein MIKKLIRKLFGQDAEPADEAAPPAEADDYAVPEERAHTSRSPRTSSKAGAASSKGGTRRKPAPAAVHEPDAPVIISSDIHGIDPSLISRNAIRVTEGLQQAGFRAFIVGGAVRDLLLGIAPKDFDVATDATPEQVQKLFRRARIIGRRFQIVHVQFGQEIIETSTFRALVDAPPADADAPPPRRLKRDELDRRTHAVDASGRVLRDNVWGEQHEDATRRDFTVNAMYYDPATQTVLDYHNGMADVRARLLRMIGDPATRYREDPVRMLRVVRFAAKLDFDIDEATRAPITELADLINNVPAARLFDEMLKLLLSGHALACLQRLRKEGLHHGLLPLLDVVLEQPHGEKFITLALNNTDARVRAGKPVSPGFLFATLLWHDMQQRWQQYEANGEFPVPALHRAMDDVLDMQTEKLAIHKRFSSDMREIWGLQHRLEKRSGRSALKLLEHQRFRAGYDFLLLRCESGELDESVGSWWTEFIEGDIAAREALLTQGGKDRAPRKRRRRSNSRNRSKQGDGMEGGTASENRAADDASHDGPHED from the coding sequence GTGATCAAGAAACTCATTCGCAAGCTGTTCGGACAGGACGCAGAGCCCGCTGACGAAGCCGCGCCTCCCGCAGAAGCAGACGACTACGCTGTGCCGGAAGAGCGCGCGCACACTAGCCGCTCACCCCGTACGTCATCGAAAGCTGGCGCTGCATCGTCGAAGGGCGGTACGCGCCGCAAGCCGGCGCCAGCAGCCGTACACGAGCCGGACGCGCCCGTCATCATCTCGTCGGACATTCACGGCATCGACCCATCGCTGATTTCGCGCAACGCGATCCGCGTGACGGAAGGCCTGCAACAGGCGGGCTTTCGCGCGTTCATCGTGGGCGGCGCCGTGCGCGATCTGCTGCTCGGCATCGCGCCGAAGGACTTCGACGTCGCCACGGACGCCACGCCCGAACAGGTGCAGAAGCTGTTCCGCCGCGCGCGCATCATCGGGCGGCGATTCCAGATCGTACACGTGCAGTTCGGCCAGGAAATCATCGAAACGTCGACCTTCCGCGCACTCGTGGACGCCCCGCCCGCCGATGCCGACGCCCCGCCGCCGCGCCGCCTGAAGCGCGACGAGCTGGACCGTCGCACGCATGCCGTCGATGCCAGCGGCCGCGTGCTGCGCGACAACGTCTGGGGCGAGCAGCACGAAGACGCCACGCGCCGCGACTTCACCGTCAACGCGATGTACTACGATCCCGCGACGCAAACCGTGCTCGACTACCACAACGGCATGGCCGATGTGCGCGCGCGCTTGCTGCGCATGATCGGCGATCCGGCAACGCGCTATCGCGAAGACCCGGTGCGCATGCTGCGCGTCGTGCGCTTCGCCGCGAAGCTCGATTTCGATATCGACGAAGCGACGCGCGCGCCCATCACCGAACTCGCCGATCTGATCAACAACGTGCCCGCTGCGCGTCTGTTCGACGAGATGCTCAAGCTGCTGCTGTCGGGCCATGCGCTCGCGTGCCTGCAGCGTCTGCGCAAGGAAGGCTTGCATCACGGTCTCTTGCCGCTGCTCGACGTCGTGCTCGAACAGCCGCATGGCGAGAAGTTCATCACGCTCGCGTTGAACAACACCGACGCGCGCGTGCGCGCCGGCAAGCCGGTGTCGCCGGGCTTCCTGTTCGCCACCCTGCTGTGGCACGACATGCAGCAACGCTGGCAGCAGTACGAGGCGAACGGCGAGTTCCCCGTGCCCGCGCTGCATCGCGCGATGGACGACGTGCTCGACATGCAGACCGAAAAGCTCGCCATCCACAAACGCTTCTCGTCGGATATGCGCGAGATCTGGGGCCTGCAGCATCGCCTCGAAAAACGCTCGGGCCGCAGCGCGCTGAAGTTGCTGGAACACCAAAGATTTAGAGCGGGGTATGATTTCCTCCTGTTGCGCTGCGAATCGGGCGAACTGGATGAGTCGGTCGGTTCGTGGTGGACGGAGTTCATCGAAGGAGACATCGCCGCGCGCGAAGCACTGCTTACGCAAGGCGGGAAGGACCGGGCGCCCAGAAAACGACGGCGGCGTAGCAACAGCCGAAACCGCAGCAAACAGGGCGACGGAATGGAGGGCGGCACGGCTTCAGAAAACCGCGCAGCAGACGATGCGAGCCACGACGGCCCGCATGAGGACTGA
- a CDS encoding HAD family hydrolase has protein sequence MANLALFDLDHTLIPTDSDHEWGRFMVKLGIVEAESFARENDRFFADYKAGKLDIHAYLVAMLTPLAKYPRSQLKTWHDQYMHEVIKPAIVPAAMELVRKHRDAGDLCCMVTATNEFITAPIAEVFGVEKLIACEVETIDGHPASDYTGYPKGTPSYREGKIVRTEEWLASIGKTWSDFERSYFYSDSHNDIPLLEKVTDPIATNPDDTLRAHAQKHGWRILELFQPS, from the coding sequence ATGGCTAACCTCGCTCTCTTCGACCTCGATCACACGCTCATCCCCACCGACAGCGACCACGAATGGGGCCGCTTCATGGTGAAACTCGGCATTGTCGAAGCCGAAAGTTTCGCGCGTGAAAACGATCGCTTCTTTGCCGACTACAAGGCCGGCAAGCTCGACATTCATGCCTATCTGGTCGCGATGCTGACGCCGCTGGCGAAATACCCGCGCTCGCAGCTGAAAACGTGGCACGACCAGTACATGCATGAGGTCATCAAACCCGCCATCGTGCCCGCCGCGATGGAACTGGTGCGCAAGCATCGCGACGCGGGCGACCTGTGCTGCATGGTCACCGCGACCAACGAATTCATCACCGCGCCGATCGCCGAAGTGTTCGGCGTCGAGAAGCTGATCGCGTGCGAAGTGGAGACGATCGACGGTCACCCCGCATCGGACTACACCGGCTACCCGAAAGGCACGCCGAGCTACCGTGAAGGCAAGATCGTGCGCACGGAAGAATGGCTCGCGTCGATCGGTAAAACATGGTCGGACTTCGAACGCAGCTATTTCTACAGCGATTCGCATAACGACATCCCGCTGCTCGAAAAGGTCACCGACCCGATCGCGACCAACCCGGACGACACGCTACGCGCACATGCCCAGAAGCATGGCTGGCGCATCCTCGAACTCTTTCAACCCTCGTGA
- a CDS encoding AI-2E family transporter, with protein sequence MQQNSPILTPYQRRAFIWLAIALAVGILLWLLSPVLTPFLLGAILAYILQPGVAWMTRRRVPRGVAALLMILFFALIVTLLGLLVLGVIQKEVPQLKQQVPSFFSHLHGWLQPKLALLGIIDPLDFASVRDVVMGQLEGSAQTVVLYAWTSIRTSSNVMITVVGNVVMVPLVLFYLLYDWNAMLARLRGFIPRRFFAKTIHLARDMDHMLSQYLRGQLLVMGVLAVFYAAALYIAGFEIALPVGIFTGLAVFIPYIGFATGLALALLAALLQFGDWYGFGAVAVIYGVGQILESFFLTPRLVGERIGLHPLAVIFALLAFGQLFGFFGVLIALPVSAILSVAFRELRQSYLSSSLYKN encoded by the coding sequence TTGCAGCAAAACAGTCCGATCCTCACGCCGTATCAGCGCCGCGCCTTTATCTGGCTTGCCATTGCGCTGGCCGTCGGCATTCTGCTCTGGCTGTTGAGCCCCGTGCTCACGCCGTTCCTGCTTGGCGCGATCCTCGCCTATATCCTGCAGCCCGGCGTCGCGTGGATGACCCGCCGGCGCGTCCCGCGCGGCGTCGCCGCACTGCTGATGATCCTGTTCTTCGCCCTGATCGTCACGCTGCTGGGGCTGCTCGTGCTGGGCGTCATCCAGAAGGAAGTGCCGCAGCTCAAGCAGCAGGTGCCCTCGTTCTTCTCGCATCTGCACGGCTGGCTGCAGCCCAAGCTGGCGTTGCTGGGCATCATCGATCCGCTCGATTTCGCGAGCGTCCGCGACGTGGTGATGGGTCAGCTCGAAGGCAGCGCGCAGACGGTCGTGCTGTACGCGTGGACCTCGATCCGCACCAGTTCGAATGTGATGATCACCGTGGTCGGCAACGTCGTGATGGTGCCGCTCGTGCTGTTCTATCTGCTGTACGACTGGAACGCGATGCTCGCGCGCCTGCGCGGCTTCATCCCGCGCCGCTTTTTCGCGAAGACGATCCATCTCGCGCGCGACATGGATCACATGCTGTCGCAATATCTGCGCGGCCAGTTGCTCGTGATGGGCGTGCTTGCCGTGTTCTATGCGGCCGCGCTGTATATCGCCGGGTTCGAGATCGCGCTGCCCGTGGGCATCTTCACGGGGCTCGCCGTCTTCATTCCGTATATCGGCTTCGCGACGGGCCTCGCGCTCGCGCTTCTCGCCGCGCTGCTTCAATTTGGCGACTGGTACGGGTTCGGCGCCGTCGCTGTGATCTACGGCGTGGGTCAGATACTCGAAAGTTTCTTCCTGACGCCGCGGCTCGTCGGCGAACGGATCGGCCTGCATCCGCTCGCGGTGATCTTCGCGCTGCTCGCGTTCGGCCAGTTGTTCGGCTTTTTCGGCGTGCTGATCGCGCTGCCCGTCAGCGCGATACTGTCTGTCGCGTTCCGCGAGTTGCGGCAGAGTTATCTGTCCAGCTCGCTTTACAAGAACTGA
- the folK gene encoding 2-amino-4-hydroxy-6-hydroxymethyldihydropteridine diphosphokinase — MTVAYLGLGANLGDARQTLKDAVVCLAQQHTVTVLAKSSLYRTAPIDAGGDDYLNLVVKLDTTLPVRHLLALCHKIEHHFGRERPFRNAPRTLDLDILLFGEHAIDEPDLIVPHPRMTERAFVLVPLVEIEPALIIPQRGRADAFLAAVADQRIEKMKSPCQCVAPNPADALRTDDASNDTPKGGCP, encoded by the coding sequence ATGACGGTTGCCTATCTCGGCCTCGGCGCGAACCTCGGGGACGCGCGCCAGACCCTGAAAGACGCGGTGGTGTGTCTCGCACAACAGCACACCGTCACCGTGCTCGCGAAATCGAGCCTTTATAGAACGGCCCCGATCGACGCGGGCGGCGACGATTATCTGAATCTCGTCGTCAAGCTCGACACCACGCTGCCCGTTCGCCATCTGCTCGCGCTGTGTCACAAGATCGAGCATCACTTTGGCCGTGAGCGCCCCTTTCGTAACGCGCCGCGCACGCTCGATCTCGACATTCTGCTGTTTGGCGAGCACGCCATCGACGAACCCGATCTGATCGTCCCGCATCCGCGCATGACGGAGCGTGCGTTCGTGCTCGTGCCGCTCGTCGAAATCGAACCCGCGCTGATCATCCCGCAACGCGGCCGCGCCGATGCGTTTCTGGCAGCCGTCGCCGATCAGCGCATCGAAAAAATGAAATCTCCTTGCCAGTGCGTCGCGCCCAACCCGGCCGATGCGCTCCGCACGGACGACGCCAGTAACGATACGCCCAAGGGCGGCTGCCCATGA